In one Spirosoma rigui genomic region, the following are encoded:
- a CDS encoding CocE/NonD family hydrolase, translating to MNVRHTLPALMLAFFLCTSPFARAQTPAPADVYQQLQQLAIMEQKIMMPMRDGVRLATDVYRPKTDKPVPIIFSKTPYNFNSWGDGEQRAGTYQAALDAVQRGYAYVVQNERGKFFSEGEWDILGPPTTDGYDAFAWMKAQPWSNGKIGTMGCSSTAEWQMAVAALDHPDHAAMVPMGFGAGVGRVAPFMEQGNWYRGGAQQMLFTTWLYGTQTDAARPIFPKTATSDDLTRASRFYDLAPEMPKVDWAQGLRHLPVQDILKNVNGQKGVYDKMIVRQPNDPDWYKGGLYHDNMPFNKPSYWFVSWYDVSSSPNLALFNHVRKNATDPAMRDAQFLVIAPTLHCAYKRATKNTVVGERSVGDARLDYDGLIYGWFDYWLKGEQNDVLTKTPRVRYYTMGANKWQTAETWPPASSRMTTYYLSSNGRANSLYGDGKLTPVAPGKNEKADGFAYDPAYPVPSYGGNVCCTGTAIQGGAFDQHQMETRQDILVYTTEPFAEGVEMTGSIETTLYVASDVKDTDFTVKVIDVYPDGQAFNLDETILRARYRDGFDKEVMMENGKVYKLNLSPMATSNFFAPGHRIRIEVSSSNFPRFERNLNTGGKNYDESKGVVAHNQVFHTASYPSQIRLPLVTK from the coding sequence ATGAACGTCCGTCATACCTTGCCAGCCCTTATGCTGGCCTTTTTTCTGTGTACCAGTCCGTTCGCAAGAGCCCAAACCCCGGCCCCGGCCGACGTCTACCAGCAGCTTCAGCAACTGGCCATCATGGAGCAGAAGATCATGATGCCCATGCGCGACGGCGTCCGGCTGGCCACCGATGTCTACCGACCCAAAACGGATAAACCCGTTCCCATCATTTTCTCTAAAACGCCCTACAATTTCAACAGCTGGGGTGATGGCGAACAACGCGCCGGCACCTACCAGGCCGCCCTCGACGCCGTACAGCGCGGCTATGCCTATGTTGTGCAGAACGAACGGGGCAAGTTTTTCTCCGAAGGGGAGTGGGATATCCTGGGGCCACCCACTACCGATGGCTACGACGCCTTCGCCTGGATGAAAGCCCAACCGTGGTCGAACGGCAAGATAGGGACGATGGGCTGCTCCTCAACGGCCGAATGGCAGATGGCCGTTGCCGCCCTCGATCACCCGGACCACGCGGCTATGGTACCCATGGGATTTGGCGCGGGCGTAGGCCGGGTGGCACCGTTTATGGAACAGGGAAACTGGTACCGGGGCGGAGCGCAGCAGATGCTGTTCACGACCTGGCTTTACGGCACCCAGACGGACGCGGCCCGGCCCATTTTCCCGAAAACGGCGACGAGTGACGACCTGACCCGGGCGTCGCGCTTCTATGACCTGGCTCCGGAAATGCCCAAAGTCGACTGGGCGCAGGGACTCCGGCACCTGCCCGTGCAGGATATCCTTAAAAACGTGAATGGGCAGAAGGGGGTCTACGATAAGATGATCGTTCGCCAGCCCAACGACCCCGACTGGTATAAGGGGGGGCTCTACCACGACAATATGCCCTTTAACAAGCCCAGCTACTGGTTCGTCTCCTGGTACGACGTGTCGAGCAGCCCCAATCTGGCACTGTTCAACCATGTCCGTAAAAACGCCACTGACCCAGCCATGCGCGACGCTCAATTTCTGGTCATTGCCCCTACCCTGCACTGTGCCTACAAACGCGCCACGAAGAACACCGTCGTGGGCGAACGGAGCGTAGGTGATGCCCGCCTGGATTACGATGGCCTGATTTACGGCTGGTTCGACTATTGGCTGAAGGGCGAGCAGAACGACGTGTTGACAAAAACGCCCCGGGTCCGATACTACACTATGGGTGCCAACAAATGGCAGACGGCCGAAACCTGGCCCCCGGCCAGCTCCCGCATGACCACTTATTACCTGTCGAGCAATGGCCGGGCCAACAGCTTATATGGCGACGGGAAGCTGACACCGGTGGCCCCCGGCAAGAACGAAAAGGCCGATGGTTTTGCCTACGATCCGGCCTACCCGGTTCCCTCTTACGGCGGCAATGTATGCTGTACCGGCACGGCCATTCAGGGCGGTGCCTTCGACCAGCACCAGATGGAAACCCGGCAGGATATCCTGGTCTACACGACCGAGCCCTTTGCCGAAGGCGTTGAGATGACCGGTTCGATCGAGACGACGCTGTACGTAGCCTCCGATGTCAAAGACACGGATTTCACCGTTAAAGTAATCGACGTTTATCCGGATGGCCAGGCGTTTAACCTGGACGAAACCATCCTGCGCGCCCGCTACCGCGACGGCTTCGATAAGGAAGTGATGATGGAAAACGGCAAGGTGTACAAACTTAACCTGAGCCCGATGGCAACGAGCAATTTCTTCGCACCGGGACACCGCATCCGGATCGAAGTGTCGAGCAGCAACTTTCCCCGCTTTGAGCGTAACCTGAACACGGGGGGCAAAAACTACGACGAGTCGAAAGGCGTAGTGGCTCATAACCAGGTGTTTCACACGGCCAGCTATCCGTCGCAAATCCGGCTGCCGCTGGTGACGAAATAG